The following are encoded together in the Zygosaccharomyces rouxii strain CBS732 chromosome C complete sequence genome:
- the SEC6 gene encoding SNARE-binding exocyst subunit SEC6 (similar to uniprot|P32844 Saccharomyces cerevisiae YIL068C SEC6 Essential 88kDa subunit of the exocyst complex (Sec3p Sec5p Sec6p Sec8p Sec10p Sec15p Exo70p and Exo84p) which has the essential function of mediating polarized targeting of secretory vesicles to active sites of exocytosis), translating into MSSEILERVSSLFKDELSLEKIRDVKEQLIKEKSASEYELQKESQKYYKSVEDGLKLLNLSQKSVKDIKNGLDDVDKLSKKSKSSISRYDVIFEATKLYETIDVTSSIYDRIIRFGDLISQLDKMLEYELTQDALESGCPYLLHIHYRLTMARDFQDQMTVMADISTTDVQSTIRKLFAQVSSLVSKFDRLLESLIYDIVELVRGEQISLVIRLFKIIDLEEREDLRIAAVRNIIKKKELEAEKSYMKKLPNEKNSARFHHGASDTKEYPSSQGLYEEILSGTVSTRTMVRGYKNFFLNKLKQSVQDMFVEVRKEYSGEKKFEVLSNLDWVFNELMVVKEHVTQYCPEHWHIFDLYFETYYEEMHGLITELVESEPETLVILDILDYDKHFQKTLVEDFGFPKKEKRSVIGDGEKEQLFNDYLSLIVVKMSEWIGNLENAEFEVFYERKTPPHVDSEGLLYLDGTRTCFQMFTQQVEVAAGSGQAKILVGVVDRFCGLLKQRQKKWMNSLDVEVKKLINFNRKYDLDPESVTPEETCPGGLVEYIVAVANDQMKAADYSVAISTKYGQMVTKNYERTITEEIERILDGFAEVAKYCSTQLIRIMFEDLHRPFDEVFSKSWYSGNQAQQTSDTLYEYLIEIKTQMNVLVYSSLLESVVEETILRFIGSLKYGHSFKQKNNKFLDCMKRDFEIFYRLLVQLVPETEDKTIIIDDKFKLMEYFMDFSCGPVDAIAETWDNCLQIYWDTPLAMLSAILNCRKDVDNSTSKRILQAATEISNNPQRLTELRNAEAQPTFISRLNLDS; encoded by the coding sequence ATGTCATCAGagattttggaaagagtttcatctcttttcaaagacgAGTTGTCTcttgaaaagattagagACGTTAAGGAGCAATTGATCAAGGAAAAGTCAGCTAGCGAATACGAATTGCAGAAGGAATCGCAGAAATACTATAAGAGCGTGGAAGATGggttgaaattgttgaacCTCTCACAAAAGTCTGTCAAAGATATTAAAAACGGATTAGACGATGTGGATAAGTTGAGTAAAAAAAGTAAGTCGTCCATTAGTAGGTACGATGTTATATTTGAGGCTACTAAACTCTACGAAACTATCGATGTAACGTCTTCCATCTATGATAGGATAATAAGGTTTGGTGACTTGATCAGccaattggataaaatgtTAGAGTACGAATTGACCCAAGATGCACTGGAATCAGGATGTCCCTATTTGTTACATATCCATTACCGTTTGACAATGGCTCGAGATTTCCAAGATCAAATGACAGTCATGGCAGATATATCAACGACAGATGTACAAAGTACTATTAGGAAGCTGTTCGCACAAGTTTCTTCACTTGTATCTAAATTCGATAGACTGCTCGAATCTCTCATATACGATATCGTGGAACTTGTGAGAGGTGAACAAATATCATTGGTGATTcgtcttttcaaaattataGATTTGGAGGAAAGAGAAGATTTAAGGATTGCAGCCGTGAGAAATAttataaagaagaaagagttGGAAGCTGAAAAATCATATATGAAAAAATTGCCCAATGAGAAAAACTCTGCCAGGTTCCATCATGGTGCTAGCGATACCAAGGAGTATCCTTCTAGTCAAGGGCTTtatgaagaaattcttaGCGGTACGGTCTCCACTAGAACTATGGTTCGTGGctacaagaatttcttcttaaACAAATTGAAGCAATCTGTGCAAGATATGTTTGTTGAAGTTAGGAAGGAGTATAGTGGTGAGAAGAAGTTTGAAGTCTTGAGTAATTTGGATTGGGTTTTTAACGAATTGATGGTGGTCAAAGAGCATGTTACACAATATTGTCCGGAACATTGGCACATCTTTGACTTATATTTTGAAACCTATTACGAAGAAATGCATGGATTGATTACAGAATTAGTCGAATCTGAACCAGAAACTTTAGTTATCTTGGACATTCTCGATTACGATAAACATTTCCAAAAGACCCTGGTAGAAGATTTCGGGTTTCccaagaaagagaaaaggaGTGTTATTGGAGACGGAGAGAAAGAACAGTTGTTTAATGATTACTTGAGCCTAATTGTGGTCAAAATGAGTGAATGGATCGGTAATTTAGAAAACGCCGAATTTGAAGTGTTTTACGAGAGGAAGACACCACCTCATGTTGATTCTGAAGGTCTTTTGTATTTGGATGGTACTCGAACATGTTTCCAAATGTTCACTCAGCAAGTAGAAGTGGCAGCAGGCTCTGGTCAAGCGAAAATTCTTGTGGGTGTGGTGGATAGATTCTGTGGGTTATTAAAGCAACGtcaaaagaaatggatGAATTCTTTGGACGTGGAGGTTAAAAAGttaattaatttcaatCGAAAATACGATTTAGATCCAGAGAGTGTTACTCCTGAAGAGACATGCCCCGGTGGTCTTGTAGAATATATTGTTGCGGTAGCCAACGATCAAATGAAAGCTGCGGATTATTCTGTAGCAATTTCCACCAAATATGGTCAAATGGTTACCAAGAATTACGAGAGAACTATTACGGAAGAGATTGAAAGAATACTGGACGGATTTGCCGAAGTGGCCAAATACTGCTCCACACAACTGATAAGGATAAtgtttgaagatttacacagaccatttgatgaagtttttAGTAAATCTTGGTACAGTGGTAACCAGGCGCAACAGACTTCCGATACGCTGTATGAATATTTGATAGAAATTAAGACACAGATGAATGTATTGGTGTATTCGAGTCTTTTGGAATCCGTTGTGGAAGAGACCATTTTGAGATTTATTGGTTCATTGAAATACGGTCATTCTTTCAAGCAGAAAAATAATAAGTTTTTGGACTGTATGAAAAGAGATTTCGAAATCTTTTATCGCCTGCTAGTCCAATTGGTTCCTGAAACTGAGGACAAgaccatcatcatcgatgACAAATTCAAGTTAATGGAGTATTTTatggatttttcatgtGGTCCGGTCGATGCTATAGCAGAAACGTGGGACAATTGCTTGCAAATATATTGGGATACCCCATTGGCCATGTTATCTGCCATTTTGAATTGTCGTAAAGATGTAGATAATTCGACTTCAAAACGCATACTACAAGCCGCTActgaaatttcaaataatccGCAAAGGCTCACAGAACTGCGCAATGCGGAAGCCCAGCCAACATTTATCAGCAGACTCAATCTCGATTCAtga
- the TDA2 gene encoding Tda2p (similar to uniprot|P40045 Saccharomyces cerevisiae YER071C Protein of unknown function green fluorescent protein (GFP)-fusion protein localizes to the cytoplasm in a punctate pattern) — translation MNFETGQDKTSNAPIPKDKLSELIKSTYDNLERSGNASVDQLLKSLLEQLNSHSSLYKYIVSISTLETGSETIDSENCTMSNAIGASWNSRKDGLFNYDLPDNEHRGVKHLVTVIWVAK, via the coding sequence ATGAACTTTGAGACTGGCCAAGACAAGACTTCGAATGCGCCAATTCCCAAGGATAAACTGTcagaattgattaaatcGACCTACgacaatttggaaagaagtGGTAATGCTTCTGTGGATCAATTGCTTAAAAGTCTACTAGAGCAATTGAACTCACATTCGTCGCTTTACAAATACATCGTTTCCATTTCCACGTTAGAAACAGGGTCTGAAACTATTGATAGTGAGAATTGTACAATGTCAAATGCAATTGGTGCATCTTGGAATTCAAGAAAGGATGGACTGTTTAACTATGATTTGCCCGACAATGAACACAGGGGTGTTAAGCATCTAGTGACCGTGATATGGGTGGCTAAATGA
- the YOS1 gene encoding Yos1p (highly similar to uniprot|Q3E834 Saccharomyces cerevisiae YER074W-A): MIFGLGRLFYVTLLLINAVAVLSEERFLSRIGFGKGSMDGPVFGQEESSTKSKIVHLIGAVQTLLRIPLIGINILVIVYELILG, from the exons ATGATCTTTGGGTTAGGTAGATTGTTCTACGTaacgttgttgttgatcaATGCAGTTGCAGTTCTAAGTGAAGAGAGATTCTTATCAAGAA ttggatttggaaaaggttCCATGGATGGTCCTGTGTTTGGGCAAGAGGAGAGTTCAACTAAATCTAAGATAGTCCATTTGATCGGAGCTGTACAGACGCTTTTAAGAATCCCCTTGATCGGAATCAATATACTGGTGATAGTGTATGAATTAATATTAGGATGA
- the MAM33 gene encoding Mam33p (similar to uniprot|P40513 Saccharomyces cerevisiae YIL070C MAM33 Acidic protein of the mitochondrial matrix involved in oxidative phosphorylation related to the human complement receptor gC1q-R), with protein sequence MSFRAAIRLAKNVPRVSRVSTTRLASASRPFARTMMMPQTRTFMSTPIKFDDRSKNVGEILKSEISVETEVETTDQEKSFQEFLDKYGFSVVESPGKNLAEIVRKTEEGEVVHVYFDVAQVANLPYDAAMAEASKESEDDQYNAYDENFANVNVVVVKEADQSAVSIELLMNLSEGAFYVDSVTPFPSADAALNESAEAEVKRELVYHGPPFSNLDEELQESLEAYLESRGITEELAGFVEGFSEYKENQEYIKWLKDMKNFFN encoded by the coding sequence ATGTCCTTCCGTGCTGCTATTCGTTTGGCCAAGAATGTCCCAAGAGTCTCTAGAGTCTCTACCACTAGATTAGCTAGTGCTAGTAGGCCATTTGCTAGAACCATGATGATGCCCCAAACCAGAACTTTCATGTCTACACCAatcaaatttgatgatCGTTCTAAAAATGTCGGTGAAATCTTGAAGTCTGAAATTTCTGTTGAAACAGAAGTTGAAACTACAGATCAAGAAAAATCATTCCAAGAATTCTTGGATAAGTATGGATTCTCCGTAGTTGAATCACCTGGTAAAAATTTAGCAGAAATTGTTAGAAAAACCGAAGAGGGCGAAGTTGTCCACGTTTACTTCGATGTAGCTCAGGTGGCTAACTTGCCATACGATGCTGCTATGGCTGAAGCTTCCAAGgaatcagaagatgatCAGTACAACGCTTATGACGAAAATTTCGCCAATGTCAATGTGGTCGTGGTTAAGGAAGCTGATCAAAGCGCAGTTTCTATTGaattattgatgaatttgagtGAAGGTGCCTTCTACGTGGACAGTGTTACTCCTTTCCCAAGCGCAGATGCAGCTTTGAACGAATCCGCGGAAGCCGAAGTTAAGCGTGAATTGGTTTACCATGGTCCACCATTCTCTAActtggatgaagaattacaagagtCCTTAGAAGCCTATTTGGAAAGTAGAGGTATTACTGAAGAGTTAGCTGGGTTTGTTGAAGGTTTCTCTGAGTACAAGGAGAATCAAGAATACATTAAATGGTTAAAGGATATGAAGAACTTTTTCAActaa
- the VTC1 gene encoding Vtc1p (highly similar to uniprot|P40046 Saccharomyces cerevisiae YER072W VTC1 Protein involved in vacuolar maintenance) produces the protein MSTAPLLQSAPGKKIALPTRVEPKVFFANERTFLSWLNFTVMLGGLGIGLLNFGDTVGMISAGLFTLVAMGTMLYALVTYHWRAAAIRRRGSGPYDDRLGPTMLCFFLLVAVVINFILRLKYGAE, from the coding sequence ATGTCCACAGCACCATTACTGCAGAGTGCTCCAGGTAAAAAAATCGCACTGCCCACTAGAGTTGAACCCAAAGTCTTCTTTGCCAATGAGCGTACCTTCTTATCATGGCTGAATTTCACCGTTATGTTAGGTGGTCTTGGTATCGGACTCCTGAACTTTGGTGATACTGTAGGTATGATAAGTGCTGGTCTGTTCACGCTAGTGGCTATGGGTACAATGTTGTATGCATTGGTAACATATCATTGGAGGGCAGCTGCGATTAGACGTCGTGGATCTGGACCTTACGATGACAGACTTGGTCCTACCATGTTATGCTTTTTCCTGCTAGTTGCAGTTGTTATCAATTTTATACTAAGACTCAAGTACGGTGCTGAATGA
- the PTP3 gene encoding tyrosine protein phosphatase PTP3 (similar to uniprot|P40048 Saccharomyces cerevisiae YER075C PTP3 Phosphotyrosine-specific protein phosphatase involved in the inactivation of mitogen-activated protein kinase (MAPK) during osmolarity sensing dephosporylates Hog1p MAPK and regulates its localization localized to the cytoplasm), with protein sequence MKLDHHSTSSDVSTDTSTKDSMSTVSDNSSISSSLKPPTHLLPTILTPPGEPKSQHQEPITLPNGVPVSPVNYPVLLKSVSAPVLPSFKPQDQRLPKPNGCILVSAVELGRILHEASLEDLVVFDVRPYVEFSKATVPGAFHVCLPSTLLRRRSFTFQKLVDNLSPEEQSLLRSRLGNPNLKVIVYDNSSNQFDESVSLGCAGIATKVIEHFNNNTDRNVQVAILATGFLQLQSLYPELIIQGPEGESKVDLQLQMPQQVNGPVSSSSPISALLKFKLPQDNQSSFKIAQNEEIMNLESYLSAVNLKEEQDQLSMSTFQFPRRETSGCEIRTNQNAHARVGRNVKCGNEKLRFQLRYGSMMSRYSQWAIDSILPKWFQRLMERSKIDFILQFQKLDYLEKKRLNRSFSHRSSQSALYAPRNLEPPSDGKLQKRSYSHPDCLFESPKNSKALFTLESEDEDDETVTISSGVELGTKNRYKDIFPYEHSRVVLRKSVSSISHTPSPDNEDIWDSYINANYLNLPHLSTSTINGRTGNCKVRYIASQAPLASTVLDFYTCILNNRVPLVFTLTDSFENGLEKCFPYWEEGDYGGIKVKVLEAISLPSLVSSQGKSVTVMRRLQLTYEQNKTFQVLQVHITNWPDLGTLLDSTQVIQAISIKNTVVKGLFENNVYPSGQVPTILVHCSAGCGRTGTWCTLDSIISNLDTFDQLYKDYDFGKNYDPVVWTINIFRKQRISMVQNVNQFLFIYDCLLDYFLLQLNDTLDQEQNTMRTLVNKINEMEIVQNLISTKVIEMTPP encoded by the coding sequence ATGAAACTAGACCATCACAGTACGTCTTCGGATGTGAGTACTGATACTTCCACCAAAGACTCTATGAGTACTGTTTCCGACAATTCGTCAATTTCATCCTCATTGAAACCACCAACTCATCTTTTACCGACTATTCTGACTCCCCCAGGTGAACCAAAGAGCCAACATCAGGAACCAATTACTCTTCCAAATGGTGTACCTGTATCTCCTGTAAATTACCCggtacttttgaaaagtgtaTCAGCTCCGGTACTACCATCCTTTAAACCCCAAGATCAAAGGTTACCCAAACCTAATGGATGCATTTTGGTTTCGGCCGTTGAATTGGGTAGGATTTTACACGAAGCGAGCCTAGAGGATTTAGTGGTATTTGATGTCAGGCCGTATGTGGAATTTTCAAAGGCGACGGTCCCCGGAGCTTTCCATGTATGCTTACCATCGACTTTATTGCGTAGGAGAAGTTTCACATTTCAGAAATTAGTGGACAATCTTTCGCCGGAGGAACAGTCGCTGTTGAGGAGTCGTCTGGGGAatccaaatttgaaagtgaTTGTTTACGATAATAGTTCGAatcaatttgatgaatCGGTATCCCTAGGATGTGCTGGTATTGCTACAAAAGTAATTGAGCatttcaacaacaatacaGACAGGAATGTACAAGTAGCCATATTAGCCACAGGATTTCTTCAGTTACAATCATTATATCCAGAATTAATTATTCAAGGGCCAGAAGGCGAATCAAAAGTGGATTTACAATTACAAATGCCCCAACAGGTAAATGGGCCGGTATCATCATCGTCCCCAATTTCAGCACTCTTAAAATTCAAATTACCACAAGATAATCAATCGAGCTTCAAAATTGCTCAAAATGAGGAAATTATGAATCTGGAATCCTATTTGAGTGCCGTAAATCTCAAGGAAGAACAAGATCAATTGTCAATGAGTACATTCCAATTTCCAAGACGTGAGACTAGTGGCTGTGAAATACGCACAAATCAAAATGCGCATGCTCGCGTGGGTCGCAATGTTAAATGTGGCAATGAAAAACTACGATTTCAATTACGTTATGGTTCAATGATGTCTCGTTATAGCCAATGGGCAATCGATTCAATACTGCCGAAATGGTTCCAAAGATTAATGGAAAGATCCAAAATCGATTTTATCTTACAATTCCAAAAACTAGATTATCTGGAGAAGAAACGTCTCAACAGAAGTTTTTCTCACAGATCCTCTCAAAGCGCACTTTATGCTCCAAGAAATTTAGAACCACCATCAGATGGTAAATTACAAAAGAGGTCTTATTCACACCCCGATTGTCTTTTCGAATCTCCTAAAAATTCCAAGGCATTGTTCACTCTAGAATccgaagatgaagacgatgaaaCTGTAACAATCTCGTCAGGTGTTGAATTAGGAACCAAAAATCGTTATAAAGATATTTTCCCCTATGAGCATTCAAGAGTTGTCTTGAGAAAATCTGTTTCATCAATAAGTCATACGCCGTCGCCTGATAATGAGGATATTTGGGATTCTTATATTAATGCTAACTATTTGAATTTGCCGCACTTATCAACGTCAACAATAAATGGTCGTACAGGAAATTGTAAAGTAAGGTACATTGCATCCCAAGCACCATTGGCATCAACGGTATTAGATTTTTACACTTGCATTCTTAATAACAGAGTTCCATTAGTTTTCACGTTAACGGAtagttttgaaaatggtCTGGAAAAATGTTTCCCATACTGGGAAGAAGGTGATTATGGCGGTATCAAGGTTAAAGTATTAGAAGCAATAAGTTTACCGTCACTAGTATCTTCACAAGGTAAATCAGTAACGGTTATGAGAAGATTGCAACTTACTTACGAGCAAAATAAAACTTTCCAAGTATTACAGGTTCATATTACAAATTGGCCCGATCTAGGAACTTTGCTAGATTCAACACAAGTAATCCAAGCGATTAGTATAAAAAACACTGTGGTAAAGGgactatttgaaaataacGTTTATCCAAGTGGTCAGGTACCGACTATTTTAGTACACTGTTCAGCAGGCTGTGGGAGAACTGGTACATGGTGTACATTGGATTCAATCATTTCAAACTTGGATACTTTTGACCAGTTGTATAAGGATTACgattttggtaaaaattaCGATCCAGTTGTTTGGACAATTAACATCTTCCGCAAACAGAGAATTTCCATGGTGCAAAACGTTAATcagttccttttcatctaCGACTGTTTACTGGACTATTTCTTGcttcaattgaatgatACTTTGgatcaagaacaaaataCCATGAGAACACTGGTTAACAAGATTAATGAGATGGAAATCGTTCAAAATCTAATCAGTACGAAAGTCATTGAAATGACTCCCCCatga
- a CDS encoding 40S ribosomal protein eS24 (highly similar to uniprot|P26782 Saccharomyces cerevisiae YIL069C RPS24B proteins component of the small (40S) ribosomal subunit), whose product MSDAVTIRTRKVITNPLLARKQFVVDVLHPNRPNVSKDELRERISAIYKTEKDAVSTFGFRTQFGGGKSTGFGLVYNSVADAKKFEPTYRLARAGLASKVEKPSRQQRKQKKNRDKKVFGTGKSLAKKVARRNAD is encoded by the coding sequence ATGTCTGACGCTGTCACTATCCGTACTAGAAAGGTGATCACCAACCCATTGTTGGCTAGAAAGCAGTTCGTCGTTGACGTCTTGCATCCAAACAGACCAAACGTCTCCAAGGACGAATTGCGTGAAAGAATATCCGCCATCTACAAAACCGAAAAGGATGCCGTCTCTACCTTCGGTTTCAGAACTCAATTCGGTGGTGGTAAGTCTACTGGTTTTGGTCTAGTGTACAACTCTGTCGCTGACGCCAAGAAATTCGAACCAACCTACAGATTAGCTAGAGCTGGTCTTGCTTCAAAGGTTGAGAAGCCATCCAGACAACAAAGaaagcagaagaagaacagagACAAGAAGGTCTttggtactggtaagaGTTTGGCCAAGAAGGTGGCTCGTCGTAACGCCGACTAA
- the ALD5 gene encoding aldehyde dehydrogenase (NAD(P)(+)) ALD5 (highly similar to uniprot|P40047 Saccharomyces cerevisiae YER073W ALD5 Mitochondrial aldehyde dehydrogenase that is activated by K and utilizes NADP as the preferred coenzyme) produces the protein MFAAARTQTAFISRRLLRLYSNFPLRVPITLPNGQTYDQPTGLFINGEFRPSHQHKTFEVINPTTEEEITHVYEAREEDVDTAVAAAKKAFDNGWGFSNPETRATALFKLADLIEEHSETLAAIESMDNGKSLLCSRGDVALVAKYIRSCGGWTDKLYGNVIDTGKDHFAYSVREPLGVCGQIIPWNFPLLMWSWKVGPALATGNTVVLKPAEATPLSALFASQLCQEAGIPSGVVNVIPGYGKIVGERLCKHPDVKKIAFTGSTATGRHIMKSAADTIKKITLELGGKSPNIVFGDADLDKAVRNIAFGIFFNSGETCCAGSRVYVQDTVYDEVLEKFQKYTEALTVGNPFEEGVFQGAQTSQSQLDKILSYVKVGTDEGARVVTGGQRHGSKGFFIKPTIFADVHENMQIVREEIFGPVVTVSKFSTVDEVVSMANNSVYGLAAGIHTKDVNKAIDVSNRIRAGTIWINTYNAFHQSVPFGGYGQSGIGSEMGAAALDNYTQTKSVRMAIDKPFY, from the coding sequence ATGTTCGCCGCCGCTAGAACTCAAACTGCATTTATCTCGAGACGTTTACTACGTCTTTACTCTAACTTCCCTCTAAGGGTACCTATTACTCTACCTAATGGTCAAACTTACGATCAGCCAACCGGGCTTTTCATAAATGGTGAATTCCGTCCATCTCATCAACacaaaacttttgaagtGATAAACCCAACTACTGAAGAGGAGATCACTCATGTGTACGAAGCacgtgaagaagatgttgatACCGCTGTCGCAGCAGCTAAGAAGGCATTCGACAACGGATGGGGATTTTCCAATCCTGAGACTAGAGCCACTGCGTTGTTCAAATTAGCAGACTTGATCGAAGAACACTCCGAGACATTAGCTGCTATTGAATCAATGGATAACGGTAAATCATTGCTATGTTCGCGTGGTGACGTGGCGTTGGTTGCCAAATATATTCGCTCATGTGGTGGATGGACTGATAAGCTTTACGGTAACGTTATTGATACTGGTAAGGATCATTTTGCATACTCTGTTCGTGAACCATTGGGTGTCTGTGGTCAAATTATTCCATGGAACTTCCCATTGTTAATGTGGTCTTGGAAAGTGGGTCCAGCCCTAGCTACTGGGAACACTGTTGTCTTGAAACCTGCTGAAGCTACTCCATTATCTGCTCTGTTTGCATCACAATTGTGTCAAGAAGCTGGTATTCCTTCTGGTGTTGTTAACGTGATTCCAGGTTATGGTAAGATTGTGGGTGAAAGACTATGTAAGCATCCTGATGTTAAGAAGATTGCTTTCACTGGTTCTACTGCTACTGGTCGTCACATTATGAAATCTGCTGCTGATACTATTAAGAAAATTACTTTGGAATTGGGTGGTAAATCTCCAAATATTGTTTTTGGTGATGCTGATTTGGATAAGGCTGTTCGTAACATTGCATTTGGTATCTTCTTTAACTCTGGTGAAACTTGCTGTGCTGGTTCTAGAGTTTATGTGCAGGACACCGTTTACGACGAAgtcttggaaaaattccaaaaataCACTGAAGCTCTAACCGTTGGTAATCCATTCGAAGAAGGTGTTTTCCAAGGTGCTCAAACTTCTCAAAGCCAATTGGACAAGATTTTGAGTTATGTTAAGGTTGGTACTGATGAAGGTGCTCGTGTCGTCACTGGTGGTCAAAGACACGGTTCCAAGGGATTCTTCATTAAGCCTACTATTTTTGCCGATGTTCACGAGAACATGCAAATCGTTAGggaagaaatttttggtcCTGTGGTTACCGTATCTAAGTTCTCTACTGTCGACGAAGTTGTTTCCATGGCTAACAACTCCGTCTATGGTCTAGCTGCTGGTATTCACACTAAGGACGTTAACAAGGCTATTGATGTCTCTAACAGAATTAGGGCTGGTACCATCTGGATTAATACTTACAACGCTTTCCACCAGAGTGTTCCATTTGGTGGTTATGGTCAATCCGGTATCGGTAGCGAAATGGGTGCTGCCGCTTTGGATAACTACACTCAAACCAAGTCTGTCAGAATGGCCATCGACAAGCCATTCTACTAA